In a single window of the Streptomyces sp. NBC_00285 genome:
- a CDS encoding tyrosine-type recombinase/integrase, giving the protein MMTGSTWVRPWRGGLKARVEGEYRDVPVAPFLDREIDAHLSQWAPAPVAFTSPSGKYRHLSVLFSPRDRGKGVMPTASTYDYHFRKVCVAAGLVGSQGRAEYTPRNLRDFFASTALAKGIPIHEVSRWLGHRSIKVTVDIYGHLLPRA; this is encoded by the coding sequence GTGATGACGGGGAGCACGTGGGTGCGGCCATGGCGGGGTGGGCTCAAGGCCCGGGTTGAGGGCGAGTACCGCGATGTTCCGGTCGCGCCGTTTCTCGACAGGGAGATTGACGCGCACCTCTCGCAGTGGGCTCCCGCGCCCGTTGCCTTCACCAGTCCGTCCGGCAAGTACCGGCACCTGTCCGTGCTCTTCTCACCCCGCGACCGTGGCAAGGGCGTTATGCCCACCGCATCGACGTACGACTACCACTTCAGGAAAGTATGCGTGGCCGCAGGACTGGTGGGCAGCCAGGGGCGGGCGGAGTATACGCCACGCAACCTGCGGGACTTCTTCGCCTCGACGGCGCTTGCCAAGGGCATCCCGATCCATGAGGTCTCACGCTGGCTTGGGCATCGGTCGATCAAGGTCACCGTCGACATCTACGGACACCTGTTGCCCCGGGCCTAG
- a CDS encoding TetR family transcriptional regulator, giving the protein MPRSAVSRKTSNSPTADTRQRILAAAKDEFARYGIAGARVDRLAKQARTSKERVYAYFSSKEALYRHIAEHETAALIEATRMDPADLPGYAGILFDHFTAHPDHYRLITWGRLELSDGEAASDTVDPMLATITGKVEQLREAQRAGLIDPAWDPVDVLALINQIATTWSGQPEIGAAAAQLAADTSVDARRAALVTAVEHLFPRPH; this is encoded by the coding sequence ATGCCTCGCTCCGCCGTCTCGCGCAAGACTTCGAACTCCCCTACCGCCGACACCCGACAGCGGATCCTCGCCGCGGCCAAGGACGAGTTCGCCCGCTACGGCATCGCCGGCGCCCGAGTGGACCGCCTCGCCAAGCAGGCACGGACCAGCAAGGAACGGGTCTACGCCTACTTCAGCAGCAAAGAGGCCCTCTACCGCCACATCGCCGAGCACGAAACGGCCGCGCTCATCGAGGCCACCCGCATGGACCCGGCGGACCTGCCCGGCTACGCCGGCATCCTCTTCGACCACTTCACGGCCCACCCGGACCACTATCGGCTCATCACCTGGGGCCGCCTCGAACTCTCCGACGGCGAAGCCGCCAGCGACACGGTCGACCCCATGCTGGCCACCATCACCGGCAAGGTCGAACAGCTCCGCGAGGCGCAGCGCGCCGGTCTGATCGATCCCGCCTGGGATCCGGTTGACGTGCTGGCCCTGATCAACCAGATCGCCACCACCTGGTCAGGTCAGCCGGAGATCGGCGCCGCCGCGGCCCAGCTGGCCGCGGACACCTCCGTCGACGCCCGCCGCGCGGCCCTGGTCACCGCCGTCGAGCACCTGTTCCCCCGCCCACACTGA
- a CDS encoding DEAD/DEAH box helicase, with the protein MGRGERDTVARGARLYEAAQAVVDDHARAVEAARAALKPINDAAVKRELDAIPVARLQDVTEGRLRLGSVEKSGLRTVGSVLEAGPYRLRQIPGVGQRTADQMLAAAHRLSEAAHETVAVHIDVDRPEPSTTVLVTALHVLVEAGPDARRAVDKAAALSERLGPSLADARPAAGRIRMLLAGQEKKARVSAAVTEVRALVDEAEQTDLPGLLAQTSVDLLRTPASDVAAWVDFELRSAEYYSLLAEISGRQPDAAAAEGFLPDEIAERVRTQHLDDTHRQVSLRGYQAFGARFALAQRKVLLGDEMGLGKTIQAIAVLAHLAAEGQSHFMVVCPASVLVNWTREIEARSALRVMVLHGPDRHYAFADWKGRGGVGVTTFDALRGFPAPGGGEVGLLVVDEAHSVKNPQAKRSQAVAEWTEHCGRALFMTGTPMENRVVEFRNLVRMLDGDVADSLGERDALAGSVAFRKAVAPVYLRRNQEDVLTELPSLQQTDEWEELSASDEEAYRDAVRAGNFMAMRRAAYMRPEKSAKLDRLREIVQEAGANGQKTVVFSYFKDVLGVVGEALASELAEGTAVFGPLTGGVPAGRRQQIVDDFAGVAGPAVLLAQIQAAGVGLNMQAASVVVICEPQIKPTVEHQAVARAHRMGQVRPVRVYRLLATGGVDERMVRMLEAKTRLFDAYARRSAVAEATPDAVDVSDTELARRIVEEEQARLGLTDERVTAVE; encoded by the coding sequence GTGGGGCGTGGCGAGCGGGACACGGTGGCGCGGGGAGCGCGACTGTACGAGGCGGCTCAGGCGGTGGTCGATGACCACGCCAGGGCGGTCGAGGCGGCGCGAGCGGCACTGAAGCCGATCAACGACGCTGCGGTGAAGCGGGAGTTGGACGCCATCCCCGTCGCCCGACTGCAGGACGTCACCGAAGGGCGCCTGCGGCTGGGGAGCGTCGAGAAGAGCGGGCTGCGCACAGTGGGGAGTGTGCTGGAGGCGGGGCCCTACCGGCTGCGGCAGATTCCCGGGGTCGGGCAGCGCACCGCCGACCAGATGCTCGCCGCCGCCCACCGGCTCTCCGAGGCCGCGCACGAGACCGTGGCCGTCCATATCGACGTGGACCGGCCGGAACCGAGCACCACCGTCCTCGTCACGGCCCTGCACGTACTGGTCGAGGCCGGCCCGGACGCTCGGCGTGCGGTCGACAAGGCCGCCGCCCTGTCGGAACGGCTCGGTCCGTCACTCGCCGACGCCAGGCCCGCCGCCGGACGGATCCGGATGCTTCTGGCAGGCCAGGAGAAGAAGGCCCGGGTGTCGGCGGCGGTCACCGAGGTCCGAGCGCTGGTGGACGAGGCGGAGCAGACGGACCTGCCCGGGCTGCTCGCCCAGACTTCGGTGGACCTGCTCCGGACACCCGCGTCCGACGTCGCGGCCTGGGTGGACTTCGAACTTCGCTCCGCCGAGTACTACAGCCTTCTCGCCGAGATCTCCGGGCGGCAGCCGGATGCGGCCGCCGCCGAGGGCTTCCTGCCGGACGAGATCGCCGAGCGGGTACGGACCCAGCACCTCGACGACACGCACCGGCAGGTCTCCCTGCGCGGCTACCAGGCGTTCGGCGCGCGGTTCGCGCTCGCGCAGCGCAAGGTACTGCTCGGCGACGAGATGGGACTCGGCAAGACGATCCAGGCGATCGCGGTGCTGGCACACCTGGCCGCAGAGGGACAGAGCCACTTCATGGTCGTCTGCCCGGCGAGCGTCCTCGTGAACTGGACCCGGGAGATCGAGGCCCGCAGCGCCCTGCGCGTCATGGTGCTCCACGGCCCCGACCGGCACTACGCGTTCGCCGACTGGAAGGGGCGGGGCGGGGTCGGGGTGACCACGTTCGACGCGCTGCGGGGTTTTCCCGCGCCGGGTGGCGGAGAGGTCGGACTGCTCGTGGTCGACGAAGCGCACTCCGTGAAGAACCCGCAGGCCAAACGGTCCCAGGCGGTCGCCGAGTGGACGGAACACTGCGGGCGTGCCCTGTTCATGACCGGAACCCCGATGGAGAACCGGGTCGTGGAGTTCCGCAACCTGGTCCGGATGCTCGACGGCGACGTCGCGGACTCCCTCGGTGAACGGGACGCGTTGGCAGGATCGGTCGCCTTCCGCAAAGCCGTCGCGCCGGTCTATCTGCGGCGCAACCAGGAGGACGTCCTGACGGAACTCCCGAGCCTCCAGCAGACCGACGAGTGGGAGGAGCTGAGCGCGTCGGACGAGGAGGCGTACCGGGACGCCGTGCGCGCGGGCAACTTCATGGCGATGCGCAGGGCCGCCTACATGCGCCCCGAGAAGTCGGCCAAGCTGGACCGCCTCCGGGAGATCGTTCAGGAGGCCGGCGCGAACGGGCAGAAGACGGTGGTCTTCTCGTACTTCAAGGACGTACTGGGCGTGGTGGGGGAAGCGCTGGCCTCGGAACTCGCCGAGGGCACCGCCGTGTTCGGTCCGCTCACCGGGGGCGTTCCGGCCGGGCGGCGGCAGCAGATCGTCGACGACTTCGCCGGTGTCGCGGGCCCCGCGGTGCTCCTGGCGCAGATCCAGGCAGCGGGCGTCGGTCTCAACATGCAGGCCGCCTCCGTCGTCGTCATCTGCGAACCGCAGATCAAGCCGACCGTCGAACACCAGGCGGTGGCCCGGGCCCATCGGATGGGCCAGGTCAGGCCGGTTCGGGTGTACCGGCTCCTCGCCACCGGGGGCGTCGATGAACGCATGGTGAGGATGCTGGAGGCCAAGACCCGTCTGTTCGACGCCTACGCCCGCCGCAGCGCCGTGGCCGAGGCCACCCCGGACGCGGTCGACGTGTCGGACACCGAGCTCGCCCGGCGGATCGTCGAGGAGGAGCAGGCGCGTCTGGGGCTGACGGACGAGAGGGTCACCGCGGTCGAATGA
- a CDS encoding DUF4190 domain-containing protein, producing the protein MSIPPPPGPHQPGPAQGPPPDPYGPPRPGQQPYGQPYGQQPYGQPYGPPYQGWGQGYSPSTRPKSVNGLAVASLVLGVLCCFPAVGLVMGVIALVQIKKNGQSGKALAIVGSILSSLGLALWVTVLATGGPSTMWEEFKKSATEGTAFSVVKGQCFDAPGESLEGLTYDVDQVPCAGEHEGEVFGEFLMTGSAFPGDSGVSDVADEKCYPLQDAYAMDTWALPKNVDVYYFGPTRQSWRLGDRTVTCIFGNTDGAGTLTGSLRADATTLDTDQVAFLKSLNAVDAVLWEEPEDYPEDDLPGYRDWSMDVRNSLDTQVKALRAHSWPAGATKTVAALVKDMEAARDQWGLASAAAAADDADRFYTHYDKGYEYVDGATTVTARKALGLATEPPTYDDGEGGGASDASGGELDV; encoded by the coding sequence GTGTCCATACCCCCGCCCCCTGGGCCCCACCAGCCAGGTCCCGCCCAGGGGCCGCCCCCGGACCCGTACGGCCCGCCACGGCCGGGGCAGCAGCCGTACGGACAGCCGTACGGACAGCAGCCGTACGGGCAGCCCTACGGCCCGCCGTACCAGGGCTGGGGACAGGGCTACAGCCCCTCCACCCGCCCGAAGTCGGTCAACGGTCTCGCCGTCGCCTCCCTCGTCCTCGGCGTCCTGTGCTGCTTCCCGGCCGTGGGGCTGGTGATGGGCGTGATCGCGCTGGTGCAGATCAAGAAGAACGGGCAGTCCGGCAAGGCGCTGGCGATCGTCGGGTCGATCCTGTCGTCGCTGGGGCTCGCCCTGTGGGTGACCGTGCTCGCCACCGGCGGCCCTTCCACGATGTGGGAGGAGTTCAAGAAGAGCGCGACCGAGGGCACGGCCTTCTCGGTGGTGAAGGGCCAGTGCTTCGACGCGCCGGGGGAGTCCCTCGAAGGCCTCACCTACGACGTCGACCAGGTGCCGTGCGCGGGCGAGCACGAGGGCGAGGTGTTCGGCGAGTTCCTGATGACCGGCTCCGCCTTCCCGGGGGACAGCGGGGTCTCCGACGTCGCCGACGAGAAGTGCTACCCGCTCCAGGACGCCTACGCCATGGACACCTGGGCGCTCCCCAAGAACGTCGACGTGTACTACTTCGGCCCCACCCGGCAGAGCTGGCGCCTCGGCGACCGCACGGTCACCTGCATCTTCGGCAACACCGACGGGGCCGGCACCCTGACCGGCTCACTGCGCGCCGACGCGACCACGCTCGACACGGACCAGGTGGCCTTCCTGAAGTCCCTCAACGCCGTGGACGCCGTGCTGTGGGAGGAGCCCGAGGACTACCCGGAGGACGATCTGCCGGGCTACCGGGACTGGTCGATGGATGTCCGCAACAGCCTCGACACGCAGGTCAAGGCGTTGCGCGCGCACTCCTGGCCGGCCGGGGCAACCAAGACCGTCGCGGCCCTGGTGAAAGACATGGAGGCCGCGCGCGACCAGTGGGGACTGGCGTCCGCCGCGGCCGCGGCCGACGACGCGGACCGCTTCTACACCCATTACGACAAGGGCTACGAGTACGTCGACGGGGCCACCACGGTCACCGCACGCAAGGCTCTGGGTCTGGCCACCGAGCCGCCGACGTACGACGACGGCGAGGGCGGCGGGGCCTCCGACGCGAGCGGTGGCGAACTCGATGTGTGA
- a CDS encoding GntR family transcriptional regulator — MTFGEQPAYLRVAGDLRQKITDGSLPPHTRLPSQARIREEYGVSDTVALEARKVLMAEGLVEGRSGSGTYVREQPVPRRIARSGYRPASGATPFRQEQADGEGRGTWESSSAQAEASVAVAERLGLRPGDRVMCTKYVFREAGEPIMLSTSWEPLAVTGRTPVMLPEEGPLGGMGVVERMAAIDVVVDNVTEEVGARPGLAEELLALGGVPGHVVLVVHRTYYASGRPVETADVVIPADRYQVAYHLPVK, encoded by the coding sequence GTGACATTCGGTGAGCAGCCGGCGTACCTGCGTGTCGCGGGTGATCTCCGCCAGAAGATCACCGACGGTTCGCTGCCGCCACACACCCGCCTGCCGTCCCAGGCGAGGATCCGCGAGGAGTACGGCGTCTCGGACACCGTCGCGCTGGAGGCACGCAAGGTGCTGATGGCGGAGGGGCTGGTCGAGGGCCGGTCCGGCTCCGGGACGTACGTCCGCGAGCAGCCCGTGCCCCGCCGGATCGCCCGCTCCGGCTACCGCCCGGCCTCCGGCGCCACCCCCTTCCGGCAGGAGCAGGCCGACGGGGAGGGGCGCGGTACCTGGGAGTCCAGCAGCGCGCAGGCCGAGGCCTCCGTCGCCGTCGCCGAGCGGCTCGGCCTGCGGCCCGGCGACCGCGTCATGTGCACGAAGTACGTCTTCCGGGAGGCCGGCGAGCCGATCATGCTCTCCACCTCCTGGGAACCCCTCGCGGTCACCGGGCGCACCCCCGTGATGCTCCCCGAGGAGGGCCCCCTGGGCGGCATGGGCGTCGTCGAGCGCATGGCCGCCATCGATGTCGTCGTGGACAACGTCACCGAGGAGGTCGGCGCCCGCCCCGGCCTGGCCGAGGAACTGCTCGCGCTGGGCGGTGTGCCCGGCCATGTCGTCCTCGTGGTGCACCGCACCTACTACGCGTCGGGCCGCCCGGTGGAGACGGCCGACGTGGTCATTCCGGCGGACCGCTACCAGGTCGCGTACCACCTTCCGGTGAAGTAG
- a CDS encoding SPOR domain-containing protein, translating into MNDGTITLPWLVIRQDDNGNRYRVGRYATRPEAQKIADSLDSRGHRQLYWVERVGANGSSSAD; encoded by the coding sequence ATGAACGACGGCACGATCACGCTTCCCTGGCTCGTCATACGACAGGACGACAACGGCAATCGCTACCGCGTGGGCAGGTACGCGACCAGGCCGGAGGCCCAGAAGATCGCGGACAGCCTGGATTCGCGCGGCCACAGGCAGCTCTACTGGGTCGAGCGTGTCGGCGCGAACGGCTCGAGTTCCGCCGACTGA
- a CDS encoding (deoxy)nucleoside triphosphate pyrophosphohydrolase — MTERIVVAAAALYDGDRLLAARRSAPPELAGRWELPGGKVEEGETPEAALARELREELGVQAQVMDRVPGEWPLRSPYVLQAWTARLLPASPDPKPLQDHDELRWLTPDEIWDVNWLDQDVPAVREVSRGAGLQ; from the coding sequence ATGACGGAACGGATCGTGGTGGCGGCGGCCGCCCTGTACGACGGCGACCGCCTCCTCGCAGCCCGCCGCAGCGCACCTCCCGAACTCGCCGGCCGCTGGGAGCTGCCGGGCGGCAAGGTGGAGGAGGGCGAGACGCCGGAAGCGGCACTCGCGCGTGAGCTCCGCGAGGAACTGGGTGTGCAGGCGCAGGTCATGGACCGCGTCCCGGGCGAATGGCCCCTGAGATCTCCGTACGTCCTCCAGGCCTGGACGGCCCGTCTCCTCCCGGCCTCCCCGGACCCCAAGCCCCTGCAGGACCACGACGAACTGCGCTGGCTGACGCCGGATGAGATCTGGGACGTGAACTGGCTCGACCAGGACGTGCCGGCGGTGCGCGAGGTCTCCAGGGGTGCGGGGCTTCAGTAG
- a CDS encoding ATP-binding protein: MIGVIDTEGDCVEWIFPADPGAVRAARAAVRGRLREWGLDGLADIAALLVSELVTNSLRHATGPIGVRLVRPGRADGVLLVEVSDPLPDPPRERVARPEDESGRGLQLVAHAARRWGTRPGVTGKTVWFELAVP; the protein is encoded by the coding sequence GTGATCGGCGTGATCGACACCGAAGGCGACTGCGTCGAGTGGATCTTTCCCGCGGACCCCGGCGCCGTGCGCGCCGCCCGTGCGGCGGTCCGCGGAAGGCTGCGCGAATGGGGTCTCGACGGCCTCGCCGACATCGCCGCCCTGTTGGTCAGTGAGCTGGTGACCAACTCCCTGCGGCATGCCACCGGCCCCATCGGCGTCCGTCTGGTCCGTCCGGGCAGAGCCGACGGAGTCCTCCTCGTGGAGGTCTCCGACCCGCTCCCCGACCCGCCCCGCGAACGTGTCGCCCGGCCCGAGGACGAGAGTGGCCGCGGACTGCAACTGGTCGCCCATGCCGCCCGCCGCTGGGGCACCCGGCCCGGCGTGACGGGCAAGACGGTGTGGTTCGAACTCGCGGTGCCGTGA
- a CDS encoding SpoIIE family protein phosphatase yields the protein MSEIPAKATESKDPSGGARVEAVDDAGAYVRPDEAPFGDAMWQSSPPGSIYDYIKVASFSIGPDGHVDQWSLRAEQLFGIAASRAVGMDPIEAFIDPDLHEQGQRKMAEILDGREWTGVVPFRAPGTADGEPGREGLAEVYVMPTRTEEGEKAAVCIVVDVRTLRSIETDLAASQAIFGQSPFGFLLIDPDLRVRRANQRFASLFGGSPDDHRGKGVHDYLPRPEAERVTATLRRVLETGDSITDMHVTGFLPGSDERRHWSINLYRVHSGSGRPIGIAWLGTDITARRAAAREAASARRNLALLNEAGARIGNSLDLETTARELLDVVVPGFCDLATVDLYQGLLAGDETPPGLADGSAELRRVAFASAVSDAPFTGSGDPVAVGAVHHYPFNSPCADALRTARPQYIPAEEGGLVQSTLAVPMVAHDTVVGLAQFARTKGSEPFGDRDRDLAVELAARAAVCIDNARLYRREHERALMLQRSLLPPGDPVAAGLDIACRYLPGNSSADRPSEVGGDWFDVIELPGHRTALVVGDVMGRGLRAAVAMGELRSAVRTLALLDLEPAEVLSALDEIARGLGAPGGVQQATRAARRPREADLLEVYLATCVYAVYDSVTRRCTFANAGHLPPVLVEPGEDALMLDVPPGMPLGVGGEPFEEVEVELPEGALLALYTDGLVESRDHPLDEGLQAFVGALTDPSAPLEDVCDHVLNTLDTHHGEDDIALLMARVQGLPAGSVGDWTLPREPRSVGRAREYARRQLLSWGLEPLVDTTELLVSELVTNALRYGEGEIRLRLLLDRTLVCEVWDSGLVQPRRRRARDTDEGGRGLQLVGLLSAAWGSRRTPRGKTVWFELPLPDGENGMVDPAEALLSLF from the coding sequence GTGAGCGAGATACCAGCGAAGGCCACGGAGTCGAAAGACCCGTCGGGCGGCGCGAGGGTGGAGGCCGTGGATGATGCCGGGGCGTATGTCCGCCCCGACGAGGCGCCCTTCGGCGATGCCATGTGGCAGAGCAGCCCGCCCGGTTCGATCTACGACTACATCAAGGTCGCGTCCTTCTCCATAGGCCCGGACGGCCACGTCGACCAGTGGAGCCTGCGCGCGGAGCAGCTCTTCGGCATCGCCGCGAGCCGCGCCGTCGGCATGGACCCCATCGAGGCGTTCATCGACCCGGACCTGCACGAGCAGGGCCAGCGCAAGATGGCCGAGATCCTGGACGGCCGAGAGTGGACCGGCGTGGTTCCCTTCCGCGCCCCCGGCACGGCCGACGGAGAGCCCGGCCGCGAGGGTCTCGCCGAGGTCTACGTCATGCCGACCCGGACCGAGGAGGGCGAGAAGGCCGCCGTCTGCATCGTCGTCGACGTGCGCACGCTGCGCAGCATCGAGACCGACCTGGCCGCCTCGCAGGCGATTTTCGGACAATCTCCTTTCGGTTTCCTGCTCATCGACCCCGACCTGCGGGTCCGCCGCGCCAACCAGCGGTTCGCCTCCCTCTTCGGCGGCTCTCCGGACGACCACCGCGGCAAGGGCGTCCACGACTACCTGCCCCGTCCCGAGGCCGAGCGGGTCACCGCGACCCTGCGCCGCGTCCTGGAGACCGGTGACTCCATCACGGACATGCACGTCACCGGCTTCCTGCCGGGTTCCGACGAGCGCCGCCACTGGTCGATCAACCTCTACCGCGTGCACAGCGGCTCCGGCCGGCCCATCGGCATCGCCTGGCTGGGAACCGACATCACCGCCCGCCGCGCCGCCGCCCGCGAGGCCGCCTCCGCCCGGCGCAACCTGGCTCTCCTCAACGAGGCCGGCGCCCGCATAGGCAACTCCCTCGACCTGGAGACCACGGCTCGCGAACTCCTCGACGTCGTCGTTCCCGGCTTCTGCGACCTGGCCACCGTCGACCTCTACCAGGGACTCCTGGCCGGCGACGAGACCCCGCCCGGCCTCGCCGACGGCAGCGCGGAACTGCGCCGGGTCGCCTTCGCCAGCGCGGTCTCCGACGCCCCGTTCACCGGCTCCGGCGACCCCGTCGCGGTCGGCGCGGTCCACCACTACCCCTTCAACTCGCCCTGCGCGGACGCCCTGCGCACCGCACGCCCGCAGTACATCCCCGCCGAGGAGGGCGGCCTCGTCCAGTCCACGCTCGCCGTGCCGATGGTCGCCCACGACACCGTCGTAGGACTCGCGCAGTTCGCCCGGACGAAGGGCAGCGAGCCGTTCGGGGACCGGGACCGTGATCTCGCTGTGGAACTCGCGGCGCGGGCGGCCGTCTGTATCGACAACGCGCGCCTGTACCGGCGGGAGCACGAACGGGCCCTGATGCTCCAGCGGTCCCTGCTGCCGCCCGGCGACCCGGTGGCCGCCGGCCTGGACATCGCCTGCCGCTATCTGCCCGGCAACTCCTCCGCGGACCGGCCCAGCGAGGTCGGCGGCGACTGGTTCGACGTCATCGAACTGCCGGGTCACCGCACGGCGCTGGTCGTCGGGGACGTGATGGGCCGCGGTCTGCGCGCGGCCGTGGCCATGGGCGAACTGCGCTCGGCCGTCCGCACCCTGGCCCTCCTGGACCTCGAACCGGCCGAAGTGCTCAGCGCGTTGGACGAGATCGCCCGCGGTCTCGGCGCCCCCGGCGGGGTCCAGCAGGCCACCCGCGCGGCCCGCCGCCCCCGCGAGGCGGACCTCCTGGAGGTGTACCTCGCGACCTGCGTCTACGCCGTCTACGACTCCGTGACCCGCCGCTGCACCTTCGCCAACGCGGGCCACCTCCCGCCCGTCCTGGTCGAACCCGGCGAGGACGCGCTGATGCTCGACGTGCCGCCCGGCATGCCGCTCGGCGTCGGCGGTGAGCCCTTCGAGGAGGTCGAGGTCGAACTACCCGAAGGCGCTCTGCTCGCGCTCTACACGGATGGACTGGTCGAAAGCCGCGATCACCCCCTCGACGAAGGACTGCAGGCGTTCGTGGGCGCGCTGACCGATCCCTCCGCGCCCCTTGAGGACGTCTGCGACCACGTCCTCAACACCCTCGACACCCACCACGGCGAGGACGACATCGCCCTGCTGATGGCCCGTGTGCAAGGTCTGCCCGCCGGATCCGTCGGTGACTGGACGCTGCCGCGCGAGCCGCGCAGCGTCGGCCGGGCCCGCGAGTACGCCCGCCGCCAGCTCCTCAGCTGGGGCCTGGAACCCCTGGTCGACACCACCGAACTCCTGGTGAGCGAACTGGTCACCAACGCCCTGCGCTACGGCGAGGGCGAGATCAGACTCCGGCTGCTCCTCGACCGCACCCTGGTCTGCGAGGTCTGGGACTCGGGCCTCGTCCAGCCGCGCCGCCGCCGCGCCCGCGACACGGACGAGGGCGGCCGGGGCCTGCAACTCGTCGGCCTCCTCAGCGCGGCCTGGGGCTCCCGCCGTACACCGCGCGGCAAGACGGTGTGGTTCGAACTGCCCTTGCCGGACGGGGAGAACGGCATGGTGGACCCGGCGGAGGCGTTGCTCAGCCTGTTCTAG
- a CDS encoding glycosyl hydrolase family 18 protein translates to MTDGQNTQADEGAEDIPEPRPRRRRWIRRTALGLVLAVLLPLLAVAAALRLNYAGDLADGTRTRGKDAIWLGHAWVDGRKTDADVTAFARRLRDTGIRDLYVHAGPLEHNGTLPESAYPRARWLIGAVHKAAPGIRVQAWLGDKLATESPDGLHLADADTRAAVVRSTRQILAAGFDGAHFDLEPLHSGDENYLDLLDSLRQVTRARNVPLSVAAHQIDPLPALHSVAGTFTEHPKWWSQAYFGQVARRVDQIAVMSYDTALPLESLYGGYVAQQTSLALEVTPNSTDLLMGLPFYRESNFDHWGFAETVPAAVRGVRLGLSRTDADRPNFGVALYVDFAATEGDWRAYEEDWVR, encoded by the coding sequence ATGACGGACGGGCAGAACACACAGGCCGACGAGGGCGCGGAGGACATACCGGAGCCGAGGCCGAGACGCCGCCGGTGGATCCGCAGGACCGCCCTCGGACTCGTCCTCGCCGTCCTGCTCCCCCTTCTCGCCGTCGCCGCCGCCCTCCGCCTCAACTACGCCGGCGATCTCGCCGACGGCACCCGCACCCGCGGCAAGGACGCGATCTGGCTCGGCCACGCCTGGGTGGACGGCCGCAAGACCGACGCCGACGTCACCGCCTTCGCCCGCCGCCTCCGGGACACCGGCATCAGGGACCTGTACGTCCACGCGGGACCCCTGGAGCACAACGGGACGCTGCCCGAATCGGCGTACCCGAGGGCGCGTTGGCTCATCGGCGCCGTGCACAAGGCGGCCCCCGGCATCCGGGTCCAGGCCTGGCTCGGCGACAAGCTCGCCACCGAGAGCCCCGACGGTCTGCACCTCGCGGACGCGGACACCCGTGCCGCCGTCGTCCGGTCCACCCGCCAGATCCTCGCCGCCGGATTCGACGGCGCCCATTTCGACCTGGAGCCCCTGCACTCCGGAGACGAGAACTACCTGGACCTTCTCGACTCCCTCCGCCAGGTCACCCGGGCCCGCAACGTGCCCCTCTCCGTCGCCGCCCACCAGATCGACCCGCTGCCCGCCCTGCACTCCGTCGCGGGCACCTTCACCGAGCACCCCAAGTGGTGGTCGCAGGCGTACTTCGGCCAGGTCGCGCGCCGGGTCGACCAGATCGCGGTGATGTCGTACGACACGGCTCTGCCGTTGGAGAGCCTGTACGGCGGCTATGTCGCCCAGCAGACCTCGCTGGCCCTGGAGGTCACCCCGAACTCCACCGACCTGCTGATGGGCCTGCCCTTCTACCGGGAGAGCAACTTCGACCACTGGGGATTCGCCGAGACCGTCCCCGCCGCCGTCCGGGGCGTCCGCCTCGGGCTCTCCCGCACGGACGCGGACCGCCCGAACTTCGGCGTCGCGCTGTACGTCGACTTCGCGGCGACGGAGGGGGACTGGAGGGCGTACGAGGAGGACTGGGTGCGCTAG